One genomic region from Cyanobium usitatum str. Tous encodes:
- the hypF gene encoding carbamoyltransferase HypF: MKQARLHLWCRGVVQGVGFRPLVHRLATELLLVGEVENVAGAVRLELQGERRSLELLVRRLPEALQPPGALEPLAPEWLPPLVPAPPGLRIAAASGQPLGAGLIAPALAADLAPCPTCLAELHDPANRRYRYPFISCSCCGPRYSIATAEPYARAHTSLVGFRLCALCQQEFDDPGDRRFHAETIGCPACGPQLQWQGPGPGGVDPLAAALALLAAGGILALQGVGGFQLLVDVSNGAAVARLRQRKQRPAKPLALLVADLEAIAPLVELSEPERLQLQHPAAPIVLLRLRPGQRQPFAGVAPGSAALGMMLPASPLHQLLAVGFGRPLVATSGNRSGEPLCLEPAEALDRLTGIADGFLLHNRPIARRLDDSVLQVIEGRPVLLRRARGYAPQVLALQAPPGTALALGGDLKSAPALARGGRVWLAPLLGDLAGPLPQQLLGEGLEHLLERPGPGLAALACDGHPGYASHQLAAAAARRLGLPLQLVQHHRAHGLAVAAEHGLQLPLLVWACDGLGYGEPAEASGHRLWGGELLWLTPSGAERWACLRPFPLPGGERAMVEPRRAALGLLAAAGPESLSHPGAAACRAAFSPGDWQLLLQAIASGCHSPLCSSTGRLFDAAASLLDLCQRSSFEGEAGLLLEGLALQAPPPQVAPMPLLPAAGLELGWLDWQPLLHSLLNAGVAPQESAACFHASLAAGLASAAAEAAGRLGATTVLLAGGCFQNRLLLELTATALRGAGLVPRWAEQLPSNDGGLALGQLWAALADLPITK; the protein is encoded by the coding sequence ATGAAGCAGGCCCGGCTGCACCTCTGGTGCCGCGGCGTGGTGCAGGGGGTGGGTTTTCGGCCCCTGGTGCATCGCCTGGCCACCGAGCTGCTGCTGGTGGGCGAGGTGGAGAACGTCGCTGGCGCCGTCAGGCTGGAGTTGCAGGGGGAGCGCCGCTCGCTGGAGCTGCTGGTGCGGCGGTTGCCCGAGGCGTTGCAGCCCCCCGGCGCCCTTGAGCCACTGGCGCCCGAGTGGCTCCCGCCCCTCGTTCCGGCGCCGCCTGGCCTGCGCATCGCCGCCGCATCGGGCCAACCCCTGGGTGCCGGCCTGATCGCCCCGGCCCTCGCCGCCGATCTGGCCCCCTGCCCCACCTGTCTGGCCGAACTCCACGACCCTGCCAACCGCCGCTACCGCTACCCCTTCATCAGCTGCAGCTGCTGCGGGCCGCGCTACTCGATCGCCACGGCAGAGCCCTACGCCCGCGCCCACACCAGCCTGGTGGGCTTCCGCCTGTGCGCCCTCTGCCAGCAGGAGTTTGACGACCCCGGCGATCGCCGCTTCCACGCCGAAACGATCGGCTGCCCCGCCTGCGGGCCCCAGTTGCAGTGGCAGGGGCCTGGGCCCGGCGGCGTGGATCCGCTGGCGGCAGCCCTGGCCCTGCTGGCGGCGGGCGGAATCCTGGCCCTGCAGGGGGTGGGCGGCTTCCAGTTGCTCGTGGATGTCAGCAACGGGGCGGCGGTGGCCCGGTTGCGCCAGCGCAAGCAGCGCCCGGCCAAGCCCCTGGCCCTGCTGGTGGCCGATCTGGAGGCCATCGCTCCCCTGGTGGAGCTATCGGAGCCTGAAAGGCTCCAGCTGCAGCACCCGGCCGCGCCGATCGTGCTGCTGCGGTTGCGGCCAGGCCAGCGCCAGCCCTTCGCCGGGGTGGCCCCCGGCAGTGCCGCTTTGGGGATGATGTTGCCGGCTTCGCCGTTGCACCAGCTGCTGGCGGTGGGTTTTGGCCGCCCCCTGGTGGCCACCAGCGGCAACCGCAGCGGCGAGCCCCTCTGCCTCGAACCAGCCGAGGCCCTCGATCGCCTCACCGGCATCGCCGATGGCTTCCTGCTGCACAACCGCCCGATCGCCCGCCGCCTCGACGACTCGGTGCTGCAGGTGATCGAAGGGCGGCCGGTGCTGCTGCGCCGGGCCCGCGGCTACGCCCCCCAGGTCCTAGCTCTGCAGGCCCCGCCGGGCACCGCCCTGGCCCTTGGCGGTGATCTCAAAAGTGCGCCGGCCCTGGCCCGCGGCGGCCGCGTTTGGCTGGCGCCGCTACTGGGCGATCTGGCCGGGCCCCTGCCCCAGCAGCTGCTGGGCGAGGGGCTCGAGCACCTGCTGGAGCGCCCTGGCCCCGGGCTCGCTGCCCTGGCCTGCGATGGCCATCCCGGCTACGCCAGCCACCAGCTGGCGGCGGCGGCGGCCCGGCGGCTGGGGCTGCCGTTGCAGCTGGTGCAGCACCACCGCGCCCACGGCCTGGCGGTGGCGGCCGAGCACGGCCTGCAGCTGCCCCTGCTGGTGTGGGCCTGCGACGGCCTCGGCTATGGCGAGCCGGCCGAGGCGAGCGGCCATCGGCTCTGGGGCGGCGAGCTGCTTTGGCTCACGCCCAGCGGGGCTGAGCGTTGGGCCTGCCTGCGTCCCTTTCCCCTGCCCGGCGGCGAGCGGGCCATGGTCGAACCCCGCCGCGCCGCCCTGGGGCTGCTGGCCGCGGCCGGCCCGGAGTCCTTGAGCCATCCGGGGGCCGCTGCCTGCCGGGCTGCTTTCAGCCCCGGCGACTGGCAGCTGCTGCTGCAGGCCATCGCCAGCGGCTGCCATAGCCCGCTTTGCTCCAGCACTGGCCGCCTGTTTGATGCGGCGGCCTCCCTGCTGGATCTTTGCCAGCGCAGCAGCTTTGAGGGGGAGGCTGGGCTGCTGCTGGAGGGCCTAGCCCTGCAGGCCCCGCCTCCGCAGGTGGCGCCCATGCCGCTGCTGCCGGCTGCTGGGCTGGAGCTTGGCTGGCTCGACTGGCAGCCCCTGTTGCACAGCTTGTTGAACGCGGGCGTGGCGCCGCAGGAGAGCGCTGCCTGCTTCCACGCTTCCCTGGCGGCCGGCTTGGCCAGTGCGGCGGCTGAGGCGGCTGGGCGCCTTGGTGCCACCACGGTGCTGCTGGCCGGCGGCTGCTTCCAGAACCGCCTGCTGCTGGAGCTCACCGCCACAGCCCTGCGGGGGGCCGGTCTGGTGCCCCGCTGGGCTGAGCAGCTGCCCAGCAACGACGGTGGCCTGGCCCTGGGCCAGCTTTGGGCAGCTCTGGCTGACCTGCCTATAACGAAGTAG
- the hypB gene encoding hydrogenase nickel incorporation protein HypB: protein MCRDCSCGQPAPEPLPAPTRQLSLHTALLQRNDAQAAGLRQRFEAAGVTVVNLLSSPGSGKTALLEALAQRLDPAGLAVIVGDLATDNDARRLQAAGLAAVQITTGQACHLEAPMVAEGLHRLHHQGISLDQLELLVIENVGNLVCPGAYDLGESLRVVLLSTTEGEDKPLKYAPIFHGADLVLITKIDLAEAVGFDRAAAHAAIARVAPHARVLETSARSGAGLDALINALAR, encoded by the coding sequence ATGTGCCGCGACTGCTCCTGCGGACAGCCGGCGCCTGAGCCGCTCCCAGCACCAACCCGCCAGCTGTCCCTGCACACGGCCCTGCTGCAGCGCAACGACGCCCAGGCAGCAGGCCTGCGCCAGCGCTTCGAAGCCGCAGGCGTCACGGTGGTGAACTTGCTCTCCTCCCCCGGCTCGGGCAAAACCGCCCTGCTGGAAGCCCTGGCCCAGCGCCTCGATCCCGCCGGCTTGGCGGTGATCGTGGGCGATCTGGCCACCGACAACGACGCCCGCCGCCTCCAGGCCGCCGGGCTGGCGGCGGTGCAGATCACCACCGGCCAGGCCTGCCACCTGGAGGCGCCGATGGTGGCCGAGGGGCTGCATCGCCTCCATCACCAGGGCATCAGCCTTGATCAGCTCGAGCTGCTGGTGATCGAGAACGTCGGCAACCTGGTGTGTCCCGGCGCCTACGACCTGGGCGAGAGCCTGCGGGTGGTGCTGCTCTCCACCACCGAGGGAGAAGACAAGCCGCTCAAATACGCGCCGATCTTCCACGGCGCCGATCTGGTGCTGATCACCAAGATCGACCTGGCCGAGGCGGTGGGCTTCGATCGCGCCGCTGCCCACGCCGCCATCGCCCGGGTGGCCCCCCACGCCCGCGTGTTGGAAACCTCGGCCCGCAGCGGCGCCGGCCTCGACGCCCTGATCAACGCCCTGGCGCGATGA
- a CDS encoding PIN domain-containing protein: MTLLLDSSLWIDFTRARSPLALKQFIAPFVLDPAAHLAEPVRFELLRSARPDEAQRLEAQFATLPSLATPPDLWRQAIVLGQDCRAIGRTVLSLDLLVAAVALHHNAVLVSFDADFEAVALVSSLRLQRLHRPS; the protein is encoded by the coding sequence ATGACGCTCTTGCTCGATAGCAGTCTCTGGATCGACTTCACCCGGGCCCGGAGCCCGTTGGCCTTGAAGCAGTTCATCGCCCCGTTTGTGCTCGATCCAGCGGCCCATCTCGCCGAGCCGGTGCGCTTTGAGCTCCTGCGCTCGGCCCGACCGGACGAGGCCCAGCGGCTAGAGGCCCAGTTCGCCACATTGCCATCCCTGGCCACGCCGCCAGACCTCTGGCGGCAGGCGATTGTCCTGGGCCAGGACTGCCGTGCCATCGGCCGCACGGTGCTGAGCCTCGACCTGCTGGTGGCCGCCGTGGCTCTGCATCACAATGCCGTGCTGGTGAGCTTTGATGCCGACTTTGAGGCCGTGGCCTTGGTGAGTTCTCTGCGTCTGCAGCGGTTGCATCGCCCTAGCTGA
- the hypA gene encoding hydrogenase maturation nickel metallochaperone HypA, which yields MHELSLMEAVRDQALAAASAEGASRITAISLRIGSLAGVEPEALRFAHTVVMAGTIAAGAELRIEIEAAECHCTACDAPFLALDGCCDCPRCGAISRQLLRGRDLRLLSLEVV from the coding sequence ATGCATGAACTCAGCTTGATGGAGGCGGTGCGCGATCAGGCGCTGGCGGCGGCCAGCGCTGAGGGTGCCAGCCGGATCACGGCGATCAGCCTGCGCATCGGCAGCCTGGCCGGGGTGGAGCCTGAGGCGTTGCGCTTCGCTCACACGGTGGTGATGGCCGGCACGATCGCCGCTGGCGCCGAGCTGCGCATCGAGATCGAAGCGGCCGAATGCCATTGCACCGCCTGCGACGCCCCCTTCCTCGCCCTGGATGGCTGCTGCGACTGTCCCCGTTGTGGTGCGATCAGCCGTCAGTTGCTGCGTGGCCGCGACCTGCGGCTACTGAGCCTGGAGGTGGTGTGA
- a CDS encoding hydrogenase maturation protease → MPARHQRTPLVIGIGNSLRGDDGVGALLAEQVGGRSVQQLTPELAAELAELEAVLFIDAWLAPAGAAPRITVISLAAGAAESHRLEPPQLLAISQALYGRAPAAHLLQVPATRFEHGTTLSAELQAALPQAQELMKGWLARHA, encoded by the coding sequence ATGCCCGCCCGCCACCAGCGCACCCCCCTGGTGATCGGCATCGGCAATTCCCTCCGCGGCGACGACGGCGTTGGGGCACTGCTGGCCGAACAGGTGGGAGGCCGCAGCGTCCAGCAGCTCACCCCTGAGCTGGCTGCGGAGCTGGCCGAGCTGGAGGCGGTGTTGTTTATCGATGCCTGGCTGGCGCCGGCCGGCGCGGCTCCCCGGATCACAGTGATCTCGCTTGCCGCTGGTGCGGCCGAGAGCCACCGGCTCGAGCCGCCCCAGCTGCTGGCTATCAGCCAGGCGCTCTACGGCCGCGCCCCTGCAGCCCACCTGCTCCAGGTGCCGGCGACGCGCTTCGAGCACGGCACCACGCTCTCGGCTGAGCTCCAGGCCGCTTTGCCCCAGGCCCAGGAGCTCATGAAGGGTTGGCTGGCGCGCCATGCATGA
- a CDS encoding type II toxin-antitoxin system VapC family toxin: protein MSRSLFRGATLLDTGPLVAWFDRSDQDHGACAELFELHQGAFLSTWPVLTEVCHLIPADVAPRFLSWVSLGGLNLAELGGSALELMANWMRQYGDLPMDLADASLLWVAQQYGIRRIATLDRRDLGIYRLPGGESLENLLNP, encoded by the coding sequence GTGAGTCGTTCCCTGTTTCGCGGTGCCACCTTGCTTGACACCGGTCCGCTGGTTGCCTGGTTCGATCGCAGTGATCAGGACCATGGGGCCTGTGCTGAGTTATTTGAGCTGCATCAGGGGGCTTTCTTGTCCACCTGGCCGGTTTTGACAGAGGTCTGCCATCTGATCCCTGCGGATGTGGCACCGCGCTTCCTCTCCTGGGTGTCGCTCGGTGGTCTGAACCTTGCGGAGCTCGGTGGATCCGCCCTGGAGTTGATGGCGAACTGGATGCGCCAGTACGGCGACCTGCCAATGGACCTGGCGGATGCTTCCCTGCTCTGGGTGGCCCAGCAGTATGGAATCCGCCGTATTGCGACCCTCGATCGACGCGACTTGGGGATCTATCGATTACCGGGTGGCGAGAGCCTTGAAAACCTTCTCAATCCCTGA
- a CDS encoding HEPN domain-containing protein: protein MLDADLFDEATWGFQVQQATEKALKAWIAALEHEYPRTHDLALLCRLVMDFGGDPSPYLSLENFTPFGARLRYEDEQEPLNLNRDAWNQLCAELLAHVASLIP, encoded by the coding sequence ATGCTCGATGCCGATCTGTTTGACGAGGCCACCTGGGGATTTCAGGTCCAGCAGGCCACCGAAAAGGCACTGAAAGCCTGGATTGCGGCGCTTGAGCACGAGTATCCCCGTACCCATGACCTGGCCTTGCTTTGCCGCCTGGTCATGGATTTCGGTGGCGATCCAAGCCCGTACCTGTCATTGGAGAACTTCACCCCTTTTGGGGCCAGGCTTCGGTATGAGGATGAGCAAGAGCCGCTCAATCTCAACAGAGACGCCTGGAACCAGCTCTGCGCAGAACTGCTTGCCCATGTGGCCTCGCTGATCCCATGA
- a CDS encoding nucleotidyltransferase domain-containing protein: MTATARPSSYHYEVDEPLLSSIAAEIQAAIPGAEVRLFGSRARGTARPDSDLDLLVTVPDAWLASHSRFEETGSLGHKLAHHRIPIDLLLYSHREVQERRLSSQHVVTEAYRDGRELYAL; this comes from the coding sequence ATGACTGCCACGGCCCGCCCCTCCAGCTATCACTACGAGGTGGATGAGCCGCTGTTGAGCTCCATCGCGGCCGAGATCCAGGCGGCTATCCCCGGCGCCGAAGTGCGCCTGTTTGGCTCCCGCGCCCGCGGTACCGCCCGGCCGGATTCCGACCTTGATCTGCTGGTGACCGTGCCCGATGCCTGGTTGGCCAGTCATTCGCGTTTTGAGGAAACAGGGTCTTTGGGACACAAGCTGGCCCATCACAGGATCCCGATTGATCTGCTCCTTTATTCCCATCGGGAGGTTCAGGAGCGCCGCTTGTCCAGCCAGCATGTGGTGACTGAGGCTTATAGAGATGGCAGGGAGCTTTATGCCCTCTGA
- a CDS encoding Ni/Fe hydrogenase subunit alpha: MNSEFTPRTITIDPVTRIEGHAKITLHLDDTGRIADARFHVVEYRGFETFCEGRPFTEMAGITARICGICPVSHLLAAAKTGDKLLAVPPPAARKLRRLLNLAQLTQSHALSFFHLSSPDFLLGWESDPAKRNVFGLMAADPELARAGIRLRQFGQQLIEQLAGRKIHAAWAVPGGVRTPMTPETAAWIQQRLPEAEATVRLALEVFQRLLDQQLAEEQRVFGTFDSLFMGLVDDQGQWSCIDGLLRLVDSSGAVVADGLSEDDYASFLGEAVESWSYLKFPYYKPLGYPEGMYRVGPLARLNVCERIGTPWADAELAAFRARNGTSASGGRIAISSFAYHQARLVEIVACLEAIGLLAQDPELQSPHVRSHASLNANEAVGVSEAPRGTLFHHYRVDDEGLITRVNLIIATGQNNLAMNRTVAQIARHYIGPSPLAEGAEIPEALLNRVEAGIRCFDPCLSCSTHAAGQMPLRIALLDAAGRLLAERVRD; this comes from the coding sequence GTGAACTCTGAATTCACCCCCCGCACGATTACGATCGATCCAGTGACCCGCATCGAGGGCCACGCCAAGATCACGCTCCACCTCGATGACACCGGTCGGATCGCTGATGCCCGCTTCCACGTGGTGGAGTATCGCGGCTTCGAAACCTTCTGCGAGGGCCGTCCCTTCACGGAAATGGCGGGCATCACGGCGCGCATCTGCGGCATCTGCCCGGTGAGCCACCTGCTGGCCGCGGCGAAAACCGGCGACAAGCTGCTGGCGGTGCCGCCGCCGGCGGCGCGCAAGCTGCGGCGGCTGCTGAACCTGGCCCAGCTCACCCAGAGCCATGCGCTGTCGTTTTTTCACCTCAGCAGCCCCGATTTTCTGCTGGGCTGGGAGAGCGATCCGGCCAAGCGCAATGTGTTTGGTCTGATGGCGGCTGATCCGGAGCTCGCCCGCGCCGGCATCCGCCTGCGCCAGTTTGGCCAGCAACTAATCGAGCAGCTGGCGGGCCGCAAGATCCATGCGGCCTGGGCGGTGCCCGGGGGCGTTCGCACGCCGATGACGCCTGAGACGGCGGCCTGGATCCAGCAGCGCTTGCCCGAAGCCGAAGCCACGGTGCGGCTGGCCCTGGAGGTGTTTCAGCGCTTGCTGGATCAGCAGCTGGCCGAAGAGCAGCGAGTGTTTGGCACGTTTGATTCGTTGTTTATGGGCCTGGTGGATGACCAGGGCCAGTGGTCGTGCATCGATGGCCTGTTGCGGCTGGTGGACAGCAGCGGCGCCGTGGTGGCCGATGGCCTTTCAGAGGACGACTACGCCAGCTTCTTGGGCGAGGCGGTGGAGAGCTGGAGCTACCTGAAATTTCCCTACTACAAGCCCCTGGGCTATCCGGAGGGGATGTATCGAGTGGGCCCCTTGGCGCGCCTAAATGTGTGCGAGCGGATCGGCACCCCCTGGGCCGATGCCGAGCTGGCGGCCTTCCGCGCCCGCAACGGCACCAGCGCCAGCGGCGGCCGGATTGCCATTTCTTCTTTTGCCTATCACCAGGCTCGGCTGGTGGAGATCGTGGCCTGTCTGGAGGCGATCGGCCTGCTGGCGCAGGATCCCGAGCTGCAATCCCCCCATGTGCGCAGCCATGCCAGCCTCAACGCCAACGAGGCGGTGGGGGTGAGCGAAGCGCCCCGGGGCACCCTGTTTCACCACTACCGGGTAGATGACGAAGGCCTAATTACCCGGGTGAACCTGATCATCGCCACCGGCCAAAACAACCTGGCGATGAACCGCACCGTGGCCCAGATCGCCCGCCACTACATCGGCCCTTCGCCCCTGGCCGAGGGCGCCGAAATCCCCGAAGCCCTGCTCAACAGGGTGGAAGCGGGCATCCGCTGCTTCGATCCCTGCCTGAGTTGCAGCACCCATGCCGCCGGCCAGATGCCGCTGCGTATTGCCCTGCTGGATGCGGCCGGGCGGCTGCTGGCGGAGCGGGTGCGGGATTGA
- a CDS encoding NADH-quinone oxidoreductase subunit B family protein, with protein MTTPQVQPPKLRFATVWLAGCSGCHMSFLDLDEWLFELAEAVEIVYSPVASDIKVFPEGVDLCLVEGAVANADNLELALQLRARSKLVVSFGDCAVSANVPGLRNLWAGVAGGSRQSVLERGYVELADRGAQHPHAPGIVPELLERVLPLHEVIAVDHFLPGCPPSAERIRAFLEALLRGEPPPQGQAMLSFG; from the coding sequence ATGACTACTCCCCAGGTGCAACCCCCAAAGCTGCGATTCGCCACGGTGTGGCTGGCCGGCTGCAGCGGCTGCCACATGTCCTTTCTCGACCTTGATGAATGGCTCTTTGAGCTCGCCGAGGCGGTGGAGATCGTCTACTCACCGGTGGCGAGCGACATCAAGGTGTTTCCCGAGGGGGTGGATCTGTGCCTGGTGGAGGGGGCGGTGGCTAACGCCGACAACCTCGAGCTGGCCCTGCAGCTGCGGGCCCGCAGCAAGTTGGTGGTGTCCTTTGGTGATTGTGCCGTGAGCGCCAACGTGCCGGGCCTGCGCAACCTCTGGGCCGGGGTGGCTGGCGGCAGCCGCCAGAGCGTGCTGGAGCGCGGTTATGTGGAGCTGGCCGATCGCGGCGCCCAGCACCCCCACGCCCCCGGCATCGTGCCGGAGCTGCTGGAGCGGGTGCTGCCGCTGCATGAGGTGATTGCGGTGGATCACTTCCTGCCGGGTTGTCCGCCCTCGGCGGAGCGGATCCGGGCGTTTCTGGAAGCCCTGCTGCGCGGCGAGCCGCCGCCGCAAGGTCAGGCCATGTTGAGCTTCGGCTGA
- the hoxU gene encoding bidirectional hydrogenase complex protein HoxU: MTQASPTITLQINGQTCTVAADATLLQAIRSAGLQVPTLCHLDGLTPVGACRLCLVALEGHPKLEPACVTTVAEGMVVHTHTPELEGYRRMAVELFFAEGNHVCAFCVANGSCELQDVAVEVGMDHSRFPYQYPQRHVDASHPQFSLDHHRCILCTRCVRVCDEIEGAHVWDVGYRGSACSIIAGLDQPWGEVEACTSCGKCVDACPTGALFRKQDATAEKQPHPERAQQLAEARTDRRWRNQ, translated from the coding sequence ATGACCCAGGCATCACCCACTATCACCCTGCAGATCAACGGCCAAACCTGCACGGTGGCGGCCGATGCAACGCTGCTGCAGGCGATCCGCAGCGCCGGTCTGCAGGTGCCCACCCTCTGCCACCTCGATGGCCTCACTCCAGTGGGGGCCTGCCGACTTTGTTTGGTGGCCCTTGAGGGCCACCCCAAACTCGAACCGGCCTGTGTCACCACCGTGGCTGAAGGGATGGTGGTTCATACCCACACACCGGAGTTGGAGGGCTACCGGCGCATGGCGGTGGAGCTGTTCTTCGCAGAGGGAAATCACGTGTGTGCCTTCTGCGTGGCCAATGGCTCCTGCGAGCTGCAGGACGTGGCGGTGGAGGTGGGCATGGACCACTCCCGTTTCCCCTACCAGTACCCCCAGCGCCATGTCGACGCCTCCCATCCCCAGTTCAGCCTCGATCACCACCGCTGCATCCTCTGCACCCGCTGCGTGCGGGTGTGCGATGAGATCGAGGGGGCGCACGTATGGGATGTGGGCTACAGGGGCAGCGCCTGTTCGATCATTGCCGGCCTCGACCAGCCCTGGGGCGAGGTGGAAGCCTGCACCTCCTGCGGCAAGTGCGTGGATGCCTGCCCCACCGGCGCCCTGTTCCGTAAGCAGGACGCCACCGCCGAGAAGCAGCCCCACCCCGAGCGGGCCCAGCAGCTGGCTGAAGCGCGCACTGACCGCCGCTGGCGCAACCAATGA
- a CDS encoding NuoF family protein, whose translation MKAAISWRCCDATSCRAAGAAALRQSLVAQHGAERVKSVGCLRLCGQGPLAAADHDDGRVELFGGVAAERQLDPQHPFFSLQRPVVLERCGLVDPGCLDDALAQGAYAALAACRQLAPAAVVEELERSGLRGRGGAGYPTGRKWQLVAAQPGSSKVVVCNADEGDPGAFMDRAVLEGDPHRLLEGMAIAAHAVGASEGFIYVRAEYPLAIERLRGAIAAAEARGLLAGFAMRLRIGAGAYVCGEETALLHSIEGGRGTPRPRPPYPAVSGLWGLPTLINNVETFAAVPAILRQGGAWYGAMGTATSKGTKVFALSGAITHTGLIEVEMGTSLRTIVETMGGGVPANPNGSPGVVKAVQTGGPSGGCVPAALLDTPVDYEGLQALGSIMGSGGMVVIDESLAMPELARYFMGFCVAESCGKCLPCRAGTVQLEQLLDRFVERRATGADLVQLEQLCGMVKATSLCGLGQSAPNPVLSTLRFFRAEYEAAIAGAGP comes from the coding sequence ATGAAGGCGGCCATCTCCTGGCGCTGTTGTGATGCCACCTCCTGCCGGGCGGCGGGGGCCGCGGCCCTGCGGCAGAGCTTGGTGGCCCAGCACGGGGCGGAGCGGGTGAAGTCGGTGGGCTGCCTGCGGCTGTGTGGTCAAGGTCCCCTAGCCGCCGCCGACCACGACGATGGCCGCGTCGAGTTGTTTGGCGGCGTGGCCGCTGAGCGCCAGCTGGATCCGCAGCATCCCTTCTTCAGCCTGCAGCGTCCGGTGGTGCTGGAGCGCTGTGGCCTGGTGGATCCGGGCTGCCTCGACGACGCCCTTGCCCAAGGCGCCTACGCCGCCCTCGCCGCCTGCCGCCAGCTGGCACCAGCGGCGGTGGTGGAGGAGCTGGAGCGCAGCGGGCTGCGGGGCCGCGGCGGGGCCGGCTATCCCACCGGCCGCAAATGGCAGTTGGTGGCGGCCCAGCCGGGCAGCAGCAAGGTGGTGGTGTGCAACGCCGATGAGGGCGACCCGGGTGCCTTCATGGACCGGGCCGTGCTGGAGGGCGATCCCCACCGGCTGCTGGAGGGCATGGCGATTGCAGCCCATGCCGTGGGGGCCAGCGAGGGTTTTATTTACGTGCGGGCCGAATACCCCCTAGCCATTGAGCGGTTGCGCGGCGCCATCGCCGCTGCTGAGGCCAGGGGGTTGCTGGCGGGGTTTGCCATGCGGCTGCGCATCGGTGCCGGGGCCTACGTTTGCGGCGAGGAAACGGCCCTGCTGCATTCGATCGAGGGGGGGCGGGGCACGCCGCGGCCGCGGCCGCCCTATCCGGCGGTGTCGGGCTTGTGGGGCCTGCCCACCTTGATCAACAACGTTGAAACCTTTGCTGCCGTGCCGGCGATCTTGCGGCAGGGCGGCGCCTGGTATGGCGCCATGGGCACCGCAACCAGCAAGGGCACCAAGGTGTTTGCCCTCTCTGGTGCCATCACCCACACCGGCTTGATCGAGGTGGAGATGGGCACCAGCCTGCGCACCATCGTTGAAACGATGGGAGGAGGGGTGCCTGCTAACCCCAACGGCAGCCCTGGCGTGGTGAAGGCGGTGCAAACCGGTGGCCCCTCGGGCGGCTGCGTGCCGGCGGCGCTGCTCGATACCCCGGTCGACTACGAGGGACTGCAAGCGCTGGGATCAATCATGGGTTCGGGCGGCATGGTGGTGATCGACGAGTCGCTGGCGATGCCTGAGCTGGCCCGCTATTTCATGGGCTTCTGCGTGGCCGAGAGCTGCGGCAAGTGCCTGCCCTGCCGGGCTGGCACGGTGCAGCTGGAGCAGCTGCTCGATCGCTTCGTGGAGCGGCGCGCCACCGGCGCGGATCTCGTGCAGCTTGAGCAGCTTTGCGGCATGGTCAAAGCCACCAGCCTTTGCGGGCTGGGCCAGTCGGCTCCCAATCCGGTGCTGAGCACCTTGCGCTTTTTTCGCGCTGAATATGAGGCGGCCATCGCCGGGGCTGGGCCATGA
- a CDS encoding NADH-quinone oxidoreductase subunit NuoE family protein yields the protein MVTTPDRPGCHALDASLIERLHAVQQRHGYLPRAELQQLAVAMQRPLSDVMGVASFYHLFRLVPPPLHRCVVCRGTACFVRGAERLEAGLRRRGVAFETASCVGACGQAPVLVLDGAVGRGDPAALPEP from the coding sequence GTGGTAACGACACCTGATCGCCCCGGCTGCCATGCCCTGGACGCCTCGCTGATTGAACGCCTGCACGCTGTGCAGCAGCGGCATGGCTACCTGCCGCGGGCTGAGCTGCAGCAGCTGGCGGTTGCCATGCAGCGACCCCTTAGCGACGTGATGGGGGTGGCCAGTTTTTATCACCTGTTTCGGCTTGTTCCCCCGCCATTGCACCGCTGTGTGGTGTGTCGTGGCACCGCCTGCTTTGTGCGGGGGGCGGAGCGGCTGGAGGCGGGTCTGCGGCGGCGGGGGGTGGCGTTTGAGACCGCCAGTTGTGTGGGGGCCTGCGGCCAGGCGCCGGTGCTGGTGCTCGATGGCGCTGTTGGTCGCGGCGACCCCGCTGCGCTGCCAGAACCATGA